A region from the Muribaculum gordoncarteri genome encodes:
- a CDS encoding uracil-DNA glycosylase family protein produces the protein MTMIPVEIHPFEPYVPDDARLLIMGTFPPKSERWSMEFYYPNRINDFWRIMGLIFHDDKEYFYDAAARTFRLGLIKKFLNAKGIALNDTGHKVRRLKDNASDKYLEIVEPVPLMELLSRMPHCHALATTGEKAGETLASITGTVSPKIGEYVTATLGDGREVKIFRMPSTSRAYPLAIEKKAAYYADMFREIGIL, from the coding sequence GACGCACGCCTGCTGATAATGGGCACCTTCCCGCCCAAAAGCGAAAGATGGTCGATGGAGTTCTACTACCCTAACCGCATCAACGACTTTTGGCGAATCATGGGACTAATATTCCATGACGACAAGGAGTACTTCTACGACGCGGCGGCACGCACTTTCAGGCTCGGACTGATAAAAAAGTTCCTCAACGCAAAGGGCATAGCCCTGAACGACACCGGGCATAAGGTGCGCCGTCTTAAGGACAATGCCTCCGACAAGTATCTGGAGATAGTGGAGCCGGTGCCGCTGATGGAGCTGCTGAGCCGTATGCCCCATTGTCATGCCCTCGCCACGACAGGCGAGAAAGCAGGCGAAACTCTTGCTTCGATTACCGGCACAGTGTCGCCGAAAATCGGAGAATATGTAACAGCCACACTTGGCGACGGACGCGAAGTGAAGATATTCAGGATGCCGTCGACATCAAGGGCCTATCCACTCGCCATCGAGAAGAAAGCGGCCTATTATGCCGACATGTTTCGCGAAATAGGGATTTTGTGA